A window of Synechococcus sp. WH 8109 genomic DNA:
CCGGGCGCTGTCGGTGCCGATGGCGTCCACCAGGGCATCGATGGCATCCGGCTCAACCTTCAGGCCCAGGGCCTCGGCGGTGCGTTGCACCAGCTGGCGCTGTCCGTTGCCATCCCAGGCCGCTGGCAGCGGGAAGCTCTGTTCGTGATCGAGCCCGCTTTTGATCCGCTTCTGCAGAGTTTTGGTGGTGCGCAGGCGACCATCGGGTTTGGCTGGGTTCACCAGCACCAGATGGCTGGTGTCGGGGATGAGCTCGAGGGCGCCTTCAAACCGGTCGGCCAGCTCACTGGGGCAGCCATTGCAGAACGGACTGCGCTGCAGCAGCACCAGACGTTCGCCTGTGGCGAAGGGAGGGGTACGGGCCTCCTCGAGGGCCTGCAGCGCCTGACCAGCATCCGCCCCATCCAGGCGGCTGAGGTTGAGGCTCCTCCAGCTGGGGTCGACAATCTGGCCGATCAGGGCATCGATGGCCCGATCCCGCGCAGCGGCGTCATCACCCCAGAGCAGATGGATCGGCATGGGTCGATGATGGCGTGGATGGCCCAGGACCACCCGATCTTCACCGAAAGCATCCGGCGGATCCGGGCGGCTCTGGGGAACACGGGCCTGCCGCCGCTTCAACAGCAGGTGCTGGAACGGCTGGTGCACAGCAGCGGCGATCTCTCCCTGGGGGCATTGCTGCGGTTCAGCGAGGGGGCCTGTGAGCAGGGTTTGGCAGCGCTGAAGCAGGGGGCGCCGATCCTGACGGACACCGCGATGGCGGCGGCGGCGGTGGCCCCGATGGCTCAACGCACCCTCGGCAGTGCCGTGCACACGGTGCTGGAGTGGGCACCTGGGGTGGCGCCGGCGGGTTCAACGCGCACGGCGGCGGGCATGGAGGAGGCCTGGCGCTCGCTCGCCCTGGCGTCACCGTCTCCGGTGGTGCTGATTGGCAGTGCGCCGACCGCCCTTGAGGCGCTGTTGCAGCAGGTGGCCGCCGGTGCTCCGGCCCCCAGCCTGGTGATCGGTATGCCGGTGGGTTTTGTGGGGGTGGCGGAAAGCAAGAAGCATCTGGCGGCCAGTGGCCTGGCCCAGATCCGTTTGGAGAGCAGCAGGGGTGGAGCGGGTCTGGTGGCCGCGGCGGTTAATGCTCTGCTTCGCGCTGCTGCAGCACCAGCTCCCCCCCCTTCCAGCTGAGTCGCCAGCCCCCGGCAAGATCGGCTGCACTGCCGGGACCATCGTTTTCAAGTCGCCGGCTGAGCTCGTCCAGCTGCCTGGCCGGCAGGGTTGGCACCCCCTGCTGCTGCAGCCATTGCGCCAGCAGCAGGCGGCGGCTGGCTGAGCTCAACGCCCCCAGGCCGCGGCGGTCCAGGCCGGCAGCGGTTTGCAGAAGGTTCAGGGCCATCTGGCTGAGTTCCTTCTGACTGTCCCGCACCTGGGACACCCGTTCGGCCAGATCGCTCATCCGCTGCGTGCTGCCTGGATGCAACGCCTCCAGCACCGGCAGCACCTCCTGGCGGATCCGGTTGCGGGCGAACTCGGGGGATTGGTTGCTGGGGTCCTCCCAGATCGGCAGCGCTAGCTCCTGGCAGATCTGGAGGGTGTCGTGGCGCTGCAGGTGCAGCAGCGGTCGGCGCAGCCAGGGGCCTTCCGGGCTGAGGGGACGGACGCTGGGCAGAGCCGCCAGGCAGGCCAGGTCGCTGCCGCGGGCCAGCTGCAGCAACATCGTTTCGGCCCGGTCGCTGGCGGTGTGGCCCGTCACCACGTCGGCGCCTGCCTGGCGGCCCTGTTGAGCCAGCCGTTCGTAACGCCACTGTCGGGCCTTGGCTTCGCTGGGCACCTGCCCTGGCGCTGCCTGGTCCACCTGCAGGGGGAGCTGCCGCTGCTGGCACCAGCTGCTCAGTTCCGCGGTAATTCGGCTGGAGTTGTCGTGCCAGCCGTGATCGCCGTGCCACAGGCTCAGGCCCCAGCCATGCAAGGGCGCCAGATCCTGCAGCAACGCCAGCAGGGCCATTGAGTCCTGTCCGCCGGACACAGCCAGCAGTAGGGAGCTGCCCTGGGGCAGCAGCTGCGGCTGCATCAGCAGGCGCCGGTGCAGGCGGTCATGCCAGGACGTCCAGCCCAAGGAGGAGAGGTGCGTTTCCCCCACGGTGTGAGAATCAGGGCATCGCTGTCCAGTCCCCCATGACCCGTCTTCAGCAGCTGCCCGTTTCTCTGCAGCGCAGCCTTGAGCAGCGCTCTGCGCTCAAGGTGATCGCCGGCCTGATGAATTTCGATGCCGCCAGTGTGGAGCGGGTCGCCCGTGCAGCTGGGCGAGCAGGTGCGGATCTGATCGACGTGGCTTGCGACCCCGCCCTGGTGCGTCTGGCGATTGAGGCTTCCGGTGGTGTGCCCGTGTGCGTGTCGTCGGTGGAGCCTGAGCAGTTCTCCGCGGCGGTGGAAGCCGGTGCACTGATGGTGGAGATCGGTAACTACGACGCCTTCTATCCCCAGGGCCGGATCTTTGATGCGGCAGAGGTGCTGGAGCTCACCCGCTGCACCCGCCAACTGCTGCCCAATGTGGTGTTGAGCGTCACCGTGCCCCACGTGTTGCCGATGGATGAGCAGGAGCAGCTGGCCGTCGATCTGGTGGCCGCCGGTGCCGATCTGATCCAGACCGAGGGCGGCACCAGTGCCAAGCCCTTCAGTGCTGGTCACCTGGGCCTGATCGAGAAGGCTGCCCCCACCCTGGCGGCGGCCCATAGCATCAGCCGTGCCGTCGATGTGCCCGTTCTGTGTGCTTCCGGTTTGTCTGCGGTGACACTGCCGATGGCCATCGCTGCTGGTGCGGCCGGCGTAGGCGTCGGTTCTGCCGTGAACCGCCTGCAGGATGAGCTGGCGATGGTGGCGGTTGTTCGTGGTCTGCGTGATGCCCTCGGCAGCACTGTCGCGACCCGCGTCTGAAACTAAATCTCAGCTGAGCGGAGGCCTTTTCTCCTTCATGGTGTGAAGAGTGCTCCGCTCGCTCGCGGGAGCAACAGCTCTCGTGTGAAAATCTAATTCTGACTTCCAGCTCCATGCAGTTCATCAACACGCTGACCGTTCTGGCCCTGGTGGTGGCGTCCTTCGCTTTGATCGTTGCGGTGCCGGTGCTGTATGCCTCCAGCGAGGACAGCGGCCGCTCTAACCGTCTGATCCTGCTGGGCAGTGCTGTTTGGGTGGCGCTGGTGCTGCTGAACTGGGGTGTGAGCTTCTTCGTCGTCTGAGCTCAGCCTCAGGCAGAACCTGGCGGGTGCCACGATGGCTGAGATTCAGTCGGCACCTTCCCAATGGCCACGTTTGAAGGACGTTTCTCTGACGCAGCCCGGCTGCGCGTCGGCATCGTTGTGGCCCGTTTCAATGATCTGGTCACTGCCAAGTTGCTGAGCGGCTGTCTTGACTGCCTCAAGCGCCATGGGGTGGATGTGTCGGAGACCAGCTCCCAGCTTGATGTGGCCTGGGTGCCGGGTTCTTTCGAACTGCCGATCGTGGCCCAGCAGATGGCCCGCTCCGGTCAGTACCAGGTGCTGATCACCCTTGGGGCGGTGATCCGCGGCGACACGCCCCATTTCGATGTGGTGGTGGCGGAGGCCAGCAAGGGCGTTGCTGCGGTGGCGCGCGACACGTCAGTGCCCGTGATCTTCGGCGTGTTGACCACCGACACGATGCAGCAGGCGCTGGAGCGGGCGGGCATCAAGAGCAATCTCGGTTGGAGCTACGGGCTGGAAGCCCTGGAGATGGGCAGCCTGATGCGGTCCTTGCCGTCGGCTTGAGTCTTCAGGCCGCCAACTGATCAAGCACCTGACGGGCCCCTTGCACCACGGTCTTGGGAACGCCGGCCAGGCGTGCCGCCTCGATGCCGTAGCTGCGGCTGGCGCCGCCGGCCTGCACTTGATGAAGGAACACCAGATCCTCACCGGTTTCCTCCACCAGCACCTGGAAGTTGGCCACGTTGTCGCGCTCGGATGCCAGGTTGTTGAGCTCGTGATAATGGGTGGCGAACACCGTGCGGCTGCCCAGGTCGCCGGCCAGGTGCTCGCTCACGGCCCAGGCGATCGAGAGGCCATCGAAGGTGGCGGTGCCCCGCCCGATTTCATCGAGCAGCACCAGGGAACGCTCGCTGGCGTGGTGAAGGATGTTGGCGGTTTCGGCCATCTCCACCATGAAGGTGGACTGGCCGGCGGCCAGATCATCCACAGCACCCACCCGGGTGAAGATTCGATCGGCAATGCCGACCGTGGCGGAGCGTGCCGGAACCCAGCTGCCGATCTGAGCCATCAACTGAATCAGGCCGATCTGGCGTAGGTAGCAGCTCTTGCCACTGGCGTTAGGGCCCGTGAGCACCACCAGATCGGTGCCTTCACCGAGCTGCACATCATTGGGGGTGAAAGCCTTTTCCACCAGCCGTTGCTCCACCACCGGATGGCGGCTGGCCTTCAGCTGCAGCCCCCGGCCGTCGGTGATAGTTGGTGCGCAGTAGCCACCGCTGGCGGCCACATCGGCCAGGCCGGTGAGGGCATCGAGGGCAGCAACGGCGCGGGCCGCCTGGCGGATCGGGGCGGCCATGGCCCCCACCTGATCGCGCAGCTGGCAGAACAGTTCGTATTCCCTCTGGCAAGCCCGGGCCCGTAGCTGGAAGATGCGGCCCTCCCGCTCCTTGAGATCCGGGGTGATGAAGCGTTCCTCGTTGGCCAGGGTCTGGCGCCGGATCCAGTGGTCAGGCACGGCGTTGGCCTTGGCTTTGCTCACCGCCAGGAAATAGCCGAAGGTGCGGTGGTGTTGCAGCTTCAGCGTGCTGATGCCACTGCGTTGGCGCTCCTGCTGCTCCTGGTGGCTCAGCCAGGCTTCTTGATCGTCCAGCTGGTTGCGCAGCCCATCCAGTAGCGGGTCGACGCCGTCATGGATCAGATCGCCCTCGGAGAGGGAGAGCGGTGGGGCCTGCACCAGCTTGTGGCGAATCGTCCGGGCCAGCTCGGCCAGGGCTGGATCGGGGCTGAGCAGCTGCTGCAACCACTCCGGCCCTGCGCTGATCGCAGAGTCCAGACGAGCGGTGAGTTGGGGCAACCGTTCCAGGCCATCGGCGATGGCCACCAGATCGCGGGCACCGGCATGGCCCGCTCCGGCCCGGCCGGCCAGCCGCTCCAGGTCGCCCATCGGGCGCAGCAGCTGGCGGATCGCCATCCGCAGGTTGCGTTCACCCACCAGGCTGCTCACCAGATCCTGCCGCTGCTGAATGGCCTGGCGCTCCATCAAGGGTGCTTCCAGCCAGCGGCGCAGGCAACGGCCGCCCATCGCGGTGAGGGTGCGATCGATCGCCCACAGCAACGATCCCTGCAGCTGGTTGTCGCGCTGGGTGGCGGTGAGCTCGAGGTTGCGGCGGGTCTGGGCATCCAGCACCAGGGCATCGCCGCGGTGCACGATCGCCGGCACCTCCAGGGGGATGCGGCTGTCCTGCTCCAGGGGCTGTGTGTCCTGCAGATAGCGCAGCAGGCCGCCGAGGGCCTGCAGGGCCAGGGGGTGCTCCGGCAGGCCGAGGCCATCGAGGCTGCTGAGGCCGTAGTGCTGCTGCAGGGTGCGCTCTGCTTCGACTGGGCTGAAGGGGGTGCTGGCCGTTGGCGTCAGCCGCAACCGTTCCGGGCACCAGGCCGGCCGCTCAGCATCGAGGGCGGCGGCCCAGAGCAGTTCGGAGGCCTCCTGCTGGGCCAGCTGCTGGTGCAGGGCGAAGCTGTCTTCCCGTTGCATCACTTGCACTTCGCCGGTGCTCACGTCGGCGCTGGCCAGGCCCCAGCGCAGCGGTTGTTTCCCCTGGGCCGGCTCCACCACCACCGCCGCCAGCCAGTTGTTGCGGCGGGCGCTGAGCATGCCCTCCTCCAACACGGTGCCGGGGGTCAGCACCCGGGTGATGTCCCGCTTGAGCAGGGCACCCTTGGTGGGGGTGGTTTCTAGTTGATCGCAAAGGGCCACGCTGTAGCCCTGCTTGATCAGTTCGGCGCAGTAGCGCTCAGCGGCGTGGTGGGGGATGCCCGCCATCGGCACCCGGCCGATCGCCTTGCCGCCCTCCTTGCCGGTGAGGGTGAGTTCCAGCACCCGGGAGAGTTCGATCGCGTCTTCGAAGAAGCACTCGAAGAAGTCGCCCAGGCGGTAGAGCAGCACCCGATCGGGATGGGCCGCTTTGAGCTCCACGTAGTGGCGCAGCATTGGTGTTAGCTGCAGCGGGTCCAGCTGGCTGTGGTGGCCCCAGGCCAGTTCGTCGCTCCCGGGTTCGGAATCGTTTG
This region includes:
- the tilS gene encoding tRNA lysidine(34) synthetase TilS, producing MGETHLSSLGWTSWHDRLHRRLLMQPQLLPQGSSLLLAVSGGQDSMALLALLQDLAPLHGWGLSLWHGDHGWHDNSSRITAELSSWCQQRQLPLQVDQAAPGQVPSEAKARQWRYERLAQQGRQAGADVVTGHTASDRAETMLLQLARGSDLACLAALPSVRPLSPEGPWLRRPLLHLQRHDTLQICQELALPIWEDPSNQSPEFARNRIRQEVLPVLEALHPGSTQRMSDLAERVSQVRDSQKELSQMALNLLQTAAGLDRRGLGALSSASRRLLLAQWLQQQGVPTLPARQLDELSRRLENDGPGSAADLAGGWRLSWKGGELVLQQREAEH
- the psbZ gene encoding photosystem II reaction center protein PsbZ; amino-acid sequence: MQFINTLTVLALVVASFALIVAVPVLYASSEDSGRSNRLILLGSAVWVALVLLNWGVSFFVV
- a CDS encoding DUF561 domain-containing protein, with the protein product MTRLQQLPVSLQRSLEQRSALKVIAGLMNFDAASVERVARAAGRAGADLIDVACDPALVRLAIEASGGVPVCVSSVEPEQFSAAVEAGALMVEIGNYDAFYPQGRIFDAAEVLELTRCTRQLLPNVVLSVTVPHVLPMDEQEQLAVDLVAAGADLIQTEGGTSAKPFSAGHLGLIEKAAPTLAAAHSISRAVDVPVLCASGLSAVTLPMAIAAGAAGVGVGSAVNRLQDELAMVAVVRGLRDALGSTVATRV
- the holA gene encoding DNA polymerase III subunit delta, coding for MPIHLLWGDDAAARDRAIDALIGQIVDPSWRSLNLSRLDGADAGQALQALEEARTPPFATGERLVLLQRSPFCNGCPSELADRFEGALELIPDTSHLVLVNPAKPDGRLRTTKTLQKRIKSGLDHEQSFPLPAAWDGNGQRQLVQRTAEALGLKVEPDAIDALVDAIGTDSARLESELRKLSLRDTSISAARVQELVGGRSTNALAVGDALLEGNPGEAIARWDALIEAGEPALRIVATLTGQIRGWLWVSLLEQQGERDVAVIAKAAGIGNPKRIYVMRKQLQGRSPKRFLSLLGRLLEVEAQLKRGAQPGDAFRDGLLG
- the mutS gene encoding DNA mismatch repair protein MutS gives rise to the protein MPRSASQPPDDALQGNLFGAPEPAASTAPTSEPEAASPDLSDDELGADAAARPRTRQATASEGRSEPPAANDSEPGSDELAWGHHSQLDPLQLTPMLRHYVELKAAHPDRVLLYRLGDFFECFFEDAIELSRVLELTLTGKEGGKAIGRVPMAGIPHHAAERYCAELIKQGYSVALCDQLETTPTKGALLKRDITRVLTPGTVLEEGMLSARRNNWLAAVVVEPAQGKQPLRWGLASADVSTGEVQVMQREDSFALHQQLAQQEASELLWAAALDAERPAWCPERLRLTPTASTPFSPVEAERTLQQHYGLSSLDGLGLPEHPLALQALGGLLRYLQDTQPLEQDSRIPLEVPAIVHRGDALVLDAQTRRNLELTATQRDNQLQGSLLWAIDRTLTAMGGRCLRRWLEAPLMERQAIQQRQDLVSSLVGERNLRMAIRQLLRPMGDLERLAGRAGAGHAGARDLVAIADGLERLPQLTARLDSAISAGPEWLQQLLSPDPALAELARTIRHKLVQAPPLSLSEGDLIHDGVDPLLDGLRNQLDDQEAWLSHQEQQERQRSGISTLKLQHHRTFGYFLAVSKAKANAVPDHWIRRQTLANEERFITPDLKEREGRIFQLRARACQREYELFCQLRDQVGAMAAPIRQAARAVAALDALTGLADVAASGGYCAPTITDGRGLQLKASRHPVVEQRLVEKAFTPNDVQLGEGTDLVVLTGPNASGKSCYLRQIGLIQLMAQIGSWVPARSATVGIADRIFTRVGAVDDLAAGQSTFMVEMAETANILHHASERSLVLLDEIGRGTATFDGLSIAWAVSEHLAGDLGSRTVFATHYHELNNLASERDNVANFQVLVEETGEDLVFLHQVQAGGASRSYGIEAARLAGVPKTVVQGARQVLDQLAA
- a CDS encoding precorrin-8X methylmutase — encoded protein: MAWMAQDHPIFTESIRRIRAALGNTGLPPLQQQVLERLVHSSGDLSLGALLRFSEGACEQGLAALKQGAPILTDTAMAAAAVAPMAQRTLGSAVHTVLEWAPGVAPAGSTRTAAGMEEAWRSLALASPSPVVLIGSAPTALEALLQQVAAGAPAPSLVIGMPVGFVGVAESKKHLAASGLAQIRLESSRGGAGLVAAAVNALLRAAAAPAPPPSS
- the ribH gene encoding 6,7-dimethyl-8-ribityllumazine synthase, which codes for MATFEGRFSDAARLRVGIVVARFNDLVTAKLLSGCLDCLKRHGVDVSETSSQLDVAWVPGSFELPIVAQQMARSGQYQVLITLGAVIRGDTPHFDVVVAEASKGVAAVARDTSVPVIFGVLTTDTMQQALERAGIKSNLGWSYGLEALEMGSLMRSLPSA